In Myxococcota bacterium, a single window of DNA contains:
- a CDS encoding polysaccharide biosynthesis/export family protein, which translates to MTYFRYALIGLWMGTLGCAHAPVIQQKPELKKLSRALLGAGDVIDVRIFEEKELSGPHQISSEGTIRLPLIGTLLVSGLAPEEASDLIASEYKKKYLKNPEVAVFVQQSNSRKIYLLGEVKTPGPYPYEDNMTLIGAIAKAGGPTPLAAANRTIISRSDNGRPVKMTAKMSDIGAGEAPDLPVMPGDIIFVPQSLF; encoded by the coding sequence ATGACCTATTTCAGGTATGCATTGATTGGCCTTTGGATGGGCACATTGGGGTGTGCTCATGCGCCTGTTATCCAGCAAAAGCCTGAACTAAAAAAGCTGAGCCGCGCTTTATTGGGTGCCGGCGATGTTATCGATGTTCGAATATTTGAAGAAAAAGAACTCTCAGGCCCACATCAAATAAGCTCAGAAGGCACCATCCGTTTGCCGCTGATCGGCACTTTGTTGGTGAGCGGCTTAGCACCTGAAGAGGCATCTGATCTGATCGCCAGCGAGTATAAGAAAAAATATTTAAAAAATCCTGAGGTAGCTGTTTTTGTTCAGCAATCTAACTCCCGAAAAATTTACCTGCTGGGCGAAGTGAAAACGCCTGGCCCTTATCCTTACGAAGATAATATGACGCTTATCGGCGCCATTGCTAAAGCTGGCGGCCCGACACCCCTGGCTGCTGCAAACCGCACCATTATTTCAAGGAGTGATAACGGCAGGCCCGTGAAGATGACGGCAAAGATGTCAGACATTGGGGCAGGGGAAGCGCCCGATCTGCCGGTCATGCCTGGTGATATTATCTTCGTTCCTCAAAGCCTTTTTTAA